Part of the Aquimarina sp. MAR_2010_214 genome is shown below.
ATTCTTGTAAAGTAGATTTTAATTGTGTTTTATCTTTTATTAAATACAAAGACTCTAATAAGTAATGATTTCCTCTAAGAAAAAAAAACAGGGTTTTGAATAATCATCTTTGGATGTTCATAAAACAAATCCAACCATTTTTTCGAATACTTATAGCATGATAAGAAATCCTGAACAATGAAACTATACCACAGGTGAGCTTTATATAGCCAAAGTTTTTCTCTAAACCCTAACATATTCCATTCATATTTTGGTAGTTTTCCATTAAAATAATTAGTGATTTCTTGATGTTCTTTATCATTTCTCACATAACCACTTTTGAGCATTAAACCATATAGTTGAAGAGATAAATTGGATAGTCTGCTAGTCAATACATTTTTCATACTTAGCATTTTGGCTTCAACAGTTAGTTCGTCTGCTCTACTATTGATACTTCTGGTTATGTATTGTGTTTCTATAATTTTTTCGAACTCTACTATTTCATACGCGATATTATGTTCTTCATTTTCCATAGCCAGAGTTTTTGCTTTATCTAATATTTTTAAGCTTTGTTTATATAGCCCTTTATGGTATAGAATAGAAGCAAAATCTAATTGTTCTCGTATCTGTGAACGTATATTTTGATGTAAAGGACTCAATCTTAAGCTAATTAATATTTGCTTATATAAATGAGCCTTGAGGTTAGAAAATTGCTGTTTTTTTACAATTCCTTTTGAAACAACAAAATCTTCATCCAGAGAATCATGTTTATCCAGATGATTAAAAAGAGCTAGAAATTTAGAGTCTGTGTTCACTCCTAACCGCCCTACATATACCTTAAATTGTCGTTTTTCTGATTTAGAAAGCGATTTCACTAAAACAAACAATGGATCTTTTTGGTCATTAGTCATTGTATGAAAATATAATATAATTAACTGATTTAAAAATAGTTATGTTTCAATTAAAAGATTTTAGCATTGTAAAATCAGTAATCAAATACTTCCCTTTTGAATTCCCAAAATATAAATTCGTAAGAGATTAAAGAAACATCTTTTAAGAATATTTTAAAATAATGGTGTTTTAGAGAGAACACTAAAAGTCAAATTCACTATATTTCTATGAGTAATAATAAAGTTCAAATATTCGATACCACACTAAGAGACGGAGAACAGGTCCCTGGGTGTAAGTTAAATACGCAACAGAAATTAGTTATTGCAGAACAACTTGACCTTTTGGGGGTAGACATAATTGAAGCTGGGTTCCCTGTTTCAAGTCCAGGAGATTTTGCTTCGGTAAGTGAAATCGCAAAAATCGTTAAAAATGCAACTGTATGTGGATTAACCAGAGCTGTAGAAAAGGATATTAAAGTTGCTGCTGAAGCTTTAAGTTATGCTAAAAAACCTAGAATTCATACAGGTATAGGTACTTCTGAATCTCATATTAAATATAAATTTAATTCTACTCAGGATAAGGTAATAGAAAAAGGAGTTGCTGCGGTAAAATATGCAAAATCTTTTGTTGAGGATGTTGAGTTTTTTGCAGAAGATGCAGGGAGAACCGACAATGAATTTTTGGCTCGTGTATGCGAAGCTATGATTAAAGCCGGAGCTACTGTACTTAATATTCCTGATACCACAGGGTATTGCTTACCAGAAGAATATGGAGCAAAAATTAAGTATCTTAAAGAGAATGTAAAAGGTATAGATAATGTTATTATTTCTTGTCACTGTCATAATGATTTAGGCCTTGCTACTGCAAATTCTATTGCAGGAGCAATCAATGGTGCTCGACAAATCGAATGTACTATTAATGGTATTGGTGAACGTGCAGGTAATACATCTCTAGAAGAAGTGGTCATGATTATGAAACAACATCCGTACCTAAATCTAAATACTGATATTGATTCTAAATTATTATACGGAACTAGCCAAATGGTATCTGATCATATGGGTATGATGGTACAACCTAATAAAGCCATTGTTGGAGCTAATGCTTTTGCTCATAGTTCGGGAATACACCAGGATGGAGTAATTAAGAACCGGGAAACTTATGAAATTATTGACCCCGAAGAAGTTGGAGTTACAGAATCTGCTATTGTACTTACTGCCAGAAGCGGAAGAGCTGCATTAGCATATAGAGCTAAAAAAGTTGGTTATGAGTTATCAAAACTTCAATTAGATGATGTTTATTCTGAATTTTTGAAATTTGCTGATCGCAAGAAAGAAGTTATCGATGAAGACATTCATCAAATCATGAGAAATACTAATGTAGCTACTGTAGTAGCATAAAATAATACTAAAAACCTACAAAAGCTTTAGTTCTTTTGTAGGTATTTTATATACATATGAAGAAAACTTTATTTGACAAAGTATGGGATGCACATGTAGTCAAAGAGATACAAGACGGTCCACAAATATTATATATTGACAAACATCTAATCCATGAAGTTACTAGTCCACAAGCATTTGGAGAATTAGAACAACGTGGTATTCCTGTTTTCAGGCCTGATCAGATTGTAGCTACAGCTGATCATAACACTCCTACAGAGGATCAACATCTTCCTGTCAAAGATGCATTATCCAGAAATCAACTCGAACAGCTTACCAAAAACTGTAAGAAAAATGAAATTACACTATATGGTCTTGGCCATAAATACAATGGTATTGTTCATGTAATGGCACCAGAGTTAGGCATAACACAACCAGGAATGACTATGGTTTGTGGTGATAGTCATACTTCTACCCACGGTGCTTTTGGAACCATCGCTTTTGGTATAGGAACCAGTCAGGTAGCACAAGTATTTGCTAGTCAGTGTTTACTGCTTCAAAAACCTAAAAGCCTTAGAGTAAATGTAAATGGGCAATTAAAACCGGGAGTATTACCCAAAGATGTGATCTTATATGTGATTGCAAAACTAGGTACTAATGCTGGTACCGGATATTTTTGCGAATACGCTGGAAATGTATTTGAAGATATGTCGATGGAAGGTAGAATGACCGTCTGTAATATGAGTATCGAAATGGGGGCTCGTGGAGGAATGATTGCTCCAGATGAAACTACTTTTGAATATATCAAAGGAAAAGAATTTGCTCCTACAGGTGATGAGTTTGGTAAAAAAGTTGCCTACTGGAAAACATTACCTACAGATAATGATGCTGTATTTGACAAAGAATACCATTTTGATGCAGCAGATATCGAACCCATGATTACGTATGGTACTAATCCCGGAATGGGAATCAAAATCTCAGAAAATATACCTGTAGAAAATAATGCTTCATTCGAAAAATCATTAGCATATATGAATTTTGAGAAAGGGCAATCTCTTGTGGATAAAGAAATTAATTATGTTTTTATAGGAAGTTGTACCAATAGTAGAATTGAAGATTTTAGAATTGCAGCAGACTATATTAAAGGTAAGAAAAAAGCAAACAATGTAACTGCTTGGTTTGTTCCTGGATCACAACTCGTAGCACAGCAGATTGTTGAAGAAGGATTAAAAGATGTTTTTGAAAATGCAGGATTCAAATTACGACAACCAGGATGCTCTGCCTGCCTTGCAATGAACGATGATAAAATTCCTGAAGGAGAGTATTGCGTATCTACTTCTAATCGTAATTTCGAAGGACGACAAGGACAAGGTGCAAGAACAATTTTAGCAAGCCCTCTGGTTGCTGCAGCAACAGCTATAGAAGGAAAAATTATTGATATTACTAAACAACTAAATTGATTATGGATAAGTTTATCAAACTAACATCCTCTGCTATACCACTATCTATAGAAAATGTAGATACCGATCAAATCATCCCTGCACGGTTTTTAAAAGCTACTAGTCGTGATGGATTTGGAGAAAATTTATTTAGAGATTGGCGTTTTCATAAAGATGGAAGTCTAAATCAGGATTTTGTATTAAATGACACTACTTATAAAGGTAAAATATTAGTAGCAGGAGATAATTTTGGGTGTGGTTCTAGTAGAGAACATGCAGCATGGGCAATCAATGACTATGGTTTTAAAGTAGTCGTATCCAGTTTCTTTGCTGATATTTTTAAAGGAAATGCACTTAATAATGGAGTATTACCCATTCAAGTAACTCCCGAATATCTACAGGAATTATTTAGTGAAATCAAAAATGATGCTAATACACAAATTGAAGTAGATCTTGAAGTACAAAAAATTACTATTCTCACTACTAGTTCTTCTTCATCTTTTGAAATTAACTCATATAAGAAAACCTGTTTGATGAATGGATATGATGATATTGATTTTTTAATCAATAATAAAGAAGCTATAGAAGAATTTGAAAACGAAAGAATATAACTAAATAGAATTGTCAGATTGAGCCTGTCGAAGTCTAAACAAATTACAATCAAAAACAGAAAACACTTCGATCTCGGTATGGTAAAAAGAGAATAAACTTATGAAATTAGATATCGCAGTATTATCAGGAGACGGTATTGGCCCAGAAGTAACCACTCAGGCTATAAAAGCATTAGAGGCAATTGCTCATAACTTTGATCACTCCTTTATGTTTAAAGAAGGATTAGTTGGTGCTATTGCAATCGATAAAACCGGAAACCCATTACCCGATGAAACATTAGAGCTTTGCGTTAATACAGACGCTGTATTGTTTGGTGCCATAGGTGCTCCAAAATATGATAATGATCCCAGTGCTCCAGTTCGTCCTGAGCAAGGACTGTTAAAATTACGAAAAGAACTTGGACTTTATGCAAATATTCGCCCTGTAAAAGCCTATTCTACCCTAATCGATAAATCTCCTCTTAAACGTGAGATTATTGAAGGAACTGATATTTCTATCTATCGCGAGTTAACAGGTGGTATCTATTTTGGAAAAAAAGAATTAAGTGATGACGGTAATGTTGCTTCTGATCTTTGTGAGTACTCTAGAGAAGAAATTGAGCGTATTACGCATCTGGCATTTAAAGCCGCTCAAAAACGTAGAAAAAAGCTTACCCTGGTAGACAAAGCCAATGTATTAGAATCATCACGCTTATGGAGAAAAGTAGTTACTGAAATCGCTAAAGATTATAGTGATGTAACTCTAGACTTTTTATTTGTTGATAATGCTGCTATGCAAATGATACTGAACCCTAGTCAATTTGATGTAATTCTTACCGAAAATATGTTTGGAGATATTATTTCAGACGAGGCTAGTGTTATTGGTGGGTCTATTGGTCTTTTAGCCTCTGCTTCTGTCGGAAATACGTGTTGTATGTTTGAACCCATACATGGATCTTTTCCGCAAGCTACAGGAAAAGGAATTGCCAATCCAATTGCTGCAATACTATCTGCTGCTATGCTACTAGAGCATTTTAATTTATTGGGAGAAGCCAACGCGATTAGAGATGCAGTAGAAAAGGCGTTAGAATTAGATATCACTACTCCTGATTTAAACTCTAATAATCCACTTACAACAGAAAAAGTAGGAGATTTTATTGCAGATTACATATTAAATCCAGAGGACTCTAACATCAATTTTGAGAATATACACGTAGGACAATCTACGATTATATAATTTTTTATAATGTTTTTGTTTTAAAAGCAATCAAAGAGGTGTCTTTGGTTGCTTTTTTGTATTTTACAGAACAATACATCTTTAAATAACTTCGATGCGCATTAGAAATTTTATATTATTATTTTTTATAATCACATATCATGCAAATGCTCAGCAAATCACATGTTCTGCAAAAGACAAAGAAATTTTCACAACCAAAATAGCTCAACTTAAAAAAGAATACACTCCAAAAACCAATTTTGGAGAAACTATAGTGTTTGTTGGAAAAACTTTCTTAGGCACTCCTTATGTAGCTAAAACTCTAGAGATAGGTACAGAAGAATCTTTGGTAATTAACCTACAAGGTTTGGATTGCACTACGTTTGTAGAAAATGTACTGGTTTTAAGCCTAATGCTTAAAAATGACAAAGATGATTTTGATGCCTATACTGCATACCTAGAGAAAATACGATACAAAAACGGAAAATTGGATGGCTATGCATCACGATTGCATTATTTTTCTGAATGGATAACCGACAATGAACAAAAGGGTATTTTAAAAAATATCACCGGAAATATTGGTGGTGTAGAAATAGAGAAAGACATAAATTTTATGACTACCCATCGAGAACTTTATCCATTTCTAAAAGATGATAAAAACTTTGAAGGCATACAACAATCAGAAGCTAATATTGATCAATCTTCTATATGCTTTTTGCCGAAAGATCAAATTGAAGAAAATGAAACTTCAATACTATCAGGTGATATTATAGCATTAACAACATCAATCAAAGGATTAGATATCACACATACAGGAATTGCCATACGTAAAGAAGATGGGCGAATTCATTTATTACATGCTTCTTCAAAGGGCCAGGTAGAGATCTCTACGTTGCCTTTGGTTGATTATCTTAAAAAGATAAAAAATAATACCGGGATTATTGTTAATCGGGTGCTGTGATTTTTTTATTAAATTATATTGAATGTCAGATTGAGCTTGTCGAAATCTTTCTAAAAATCAAAAGTTATATTTAACTTAACATCAAACTATTAATCTTGTATACCTTAACTCAAATCGCTAATTTAGTAGTGCTAAAAAAAGAAGATGTTATTTCCCAGAACAAACATAGAACAGCAACTTGGTAAATTAAGGGATAAAGAATGTAATGCCTCTACCTGGAAAGAGCAAGTACATAAAGTCTTCCTGAAAGAAGAGAAGCATGAGAATCAAATTCTTAAAAACCTGGAAACTTCTTCTCACATAGTACAGAATACTTTTGATCTTGATCATGTAGAAACACATAGGATATATCATCTGGATCAAATCAAAAAAATCTGCATTACCTACCGATTACGTTTTTTGGATGCTACATATTTTAAAGGAAAATTACCACTATCTGCAGTTTCTGCTATCAAAAATCTGGAGAAAAAACACCAAACCGAACTGAAGGGATTTAAAATCATTGCACCATCTAAATTATTTAAATTAGAAAATGCTGATGATCCCCTACTCTTTGCTCCTATGGGTAATGACTACTTTTATTTAGTTCACAAATGGGGAAATGATTTGCATCCGCTACGTAAATTCATGATGTGGTTTTTTAAAAGTTTAGAAAACTTACTTATTCTCACCTTTCTCGTAAGTCTTTTACTTACATTTATGGTTCCAGAAGGCATGTTCACAAAACATAGTACTACATCAACGTTTATCATGATTTTATTCTTTATGTTTAAATCGGTAGTAGCTGTGGTGTTATTTTATGGATTCGCACTTGGAAAAAACTTTAATACTGCCATATGGGACAGTACATATTTTAATGCTTAAATATAATCAACACTATGTTTCCTGAAAGTGAATATGAAAGAGTATATACCGGTAGTTTAATCAATGTTCAGTTTTTGCAATCCTTATTACAGGATCAAGGTATTAATTCTATCACTCGAGATGATATGAAATCAGGAATGATCGCTGGTTTTGGTGGTGGAATACCAGATCATATTCAACTTTTTGTAAAAAAGATTGATACAGAAAAGGCCCTTCCTATTATCAACAATAATTTGTCTTAAAATTATGGAAAACGAAAATAAATCACCTCGTAGAACCTGGGACTTGATGATCGGGATTGCTCTTATTTTATTTGGAAGTTTACGCCTCTATAACCGATTACAGGCTGAAGCAGAATGGGGTTTTAGAGCTATCATTACTCTACTGTTTATTGGATATGGTGGATATCTGATCTATAGACATTTTCAAAATTCATCTAAGGGTTAACCGGACCAAGGGTTAGTTTTTTCTCTAACAGTCTAAATCCAGCAAAAACACCATAACCACCTTCTCCTTGTATATTACTGGGAGGTATAATAGGTTGAAAGAAAGGATTTTCTGTTTGATCTCTATTCAAAAATGAAGCTCTTAGAGTAGTATAAATAAGCTCATCTACATTTGCGACTTTTACTGTAACTTCTAAACTTTCATTTGTATTAAAGATAGTTCCATTTGCAGATATGCCTAGTCCATCTCCATTTACATCGGTAGCGAATCTTTCAATATCAAAATTTGCAATAGAGCGGTTTTCTTCTGTACTATTGATCACATTAAATAATGCTCCTAGGATATAAAAATTATTTTTACCTTTTATATCATCAAAACTTACATTAAGATTCTCTACGAGATTATCATCAACAATTCTAAATCCAATAGCAGCTGATACATTTTGTATTTTCATAACAGGAATAGTACAAGTAGCTTTAAATTCTTTTCCTTCGGCTAAGACATTTAGAGTATAGCTTTTTCCTGGTTCTATTAAAAATTCACTAGAGGCAATCTGATATAATTTGTTATCGCTAGAATATCCTAATTCTACCTCATCTTGGTTTTCATTTTTGATAGTTACTACTGCATCTTTAATAATTAAAGTATTTACAAGATCTACTTGTTCAATTTGTAAAGGTTCATCAAACACAGATATCGTTTTAGAAACTTGAACTTTGATTACTTCTTCTTCAGGAGATAAAAAACCATTAATCAAAACCAACTTCTCTCCTTCTGGTCTATTTTTTATCTCTTCTTTTAGGTCTTCGCAACCTAGAACGATAAAACCAATTATTAATAAAATGTATAGTTTCATATGTTAAAATTTTAAACTGTAATTAAACGACGGAAGAAACTGAAATAGATATCTTCTATATAAAGCATTAGGAGAGCTCTGATTTTCGTTAGTAATTTCATAATAAAAAGGATTTTTTCTGGCATATACATTGTAAAACGAAAAACCCCATGTTCTTTCTCTATTACGTTTTGTGGTTTTATGAAATTGAATTCCCAAATCTAAACGATGAAAGTTTTCTCCTTTAAAATTATTTTTTTTGGTATTAAATAATAATATATTATCATTATTGTTTACACCTTCTATCGGAAAATTATCACCAGCAGCAACTCCTAATGTATTTGGGAGGTTATAATTAATCCCTGATGAAAACAACCAATTACCAGAAATAGTCATCTTTTTATTAGGTTTATAAACCCCAACAATAGAGAAATCGTGCCTTCTGTCATAACGTTCATTAAATATTCCCCCTTCATTTAAATCTTCAAATTGTCTTTGAGACCACGACAAAGTGTATCCCAACCAACCGGTTAGTTTTCCTTTCTTTTTTCTTAGCAAAAATTCTGTTCCGTATGCCCAGCCTTTACCAGTAGTAATACCATTTACGAAATCAATAGTTCGAATTGATCCTGTGATTTCTTTTGGGCTTCCAAGATTTGCAAAAGAAACCCCTTCTTTAAACGCTATGATATCATTCATTTTTTTATAATATCCTTCAATGGTTAACTCATAACTCTTGTCTCCAAAATCTTTGGCCAACCCTAAAGCAATTTGTTCAGAAAGTTGTGGTTTTAGTCGATCTGTAGAAGACACCCAAAGGTCTGTAGGCAGACCTATACCGCTATTGGATAATCTATGTATGTACTGATTCATTTTTGCATACGACCCTTTTAATGTAAGCAAAGGAAATAATTTATAGGCTACAGAAAGTCTCATCTCTGGTTTAAAATAACTTTTGGATCTATGTTGAAAATGACTAAAACGTATACCAGGATATAAACTTATTTTATCATTAATTCTCCAATCATCTTCGATATATATTGCACTCTCTATAGTTTTGATTTTTTGTATGTTTACAATCTCCTTTTCATTTACATTTCTAATGTCAATTTCTTTCGGAGTAAAATCATGATAGGTAGAACTTAATCCATACTTAAATGTATGATCAGGGTTAGGATAGTAATTAAAATCAAACTTAATTCCATAATCATTGATCCCAGAGCTTGTTTTAAACATAGAATTTGTTTCTAATGCTCCCTTTTCATCTTCACTAACTGTAAATTTATAGTTACTAAATATTAATGATGTATTAGAGAAGAGTTTATTATTAAATTCGTGATTCCATCGTAAAGTAGAAGTTATATTACCCCAAAGAATTTTCTGCTTAGATTTCTCTTTCTCAACAGCAGTTTTATATCTATATTTATCTTGCCCATAGTATGTGCTCCAATACAACTTATTCTTATCATTTATAACATGATGAAGCTTAGCATTGACATCGGTGAAATAATAAATAAGTTTATAGAGGTCAGTAGTTAGTTACTTATTAATTCTTTGTGATATATTTTATCTCCTTGTACCATTTTTGTTATTAAGTTATTGAAGATCGTAGCTTTACTTTGAGATCTGTTTATCCTAAAACAAAACTCATTAAAATATCTATTGAGATTCTCATCACTTACCCAAGAATAGGTTGTCCTAATCCAAGATTTAACTTGGTGTATCATCGTATGAAGTGCTTTAAAATTCAATCCCCTATTACTGGGTAGTTGAGTTATATTGTATGCCTTTGAAATAGGTCTATATCCTCTCCATTGGTCAGTTGTGACATTAGCCTCTCGGCTAATATGATTAACAAATATGTATTGTAGTGATTGCGCTGAAAAATCATTTATTTTCATAGCGTACATCCTCTTAACTTTACCGTCTTCTGTAAGCTGAACCGCTGTTACAGCCTTCTTTTTCTTACCGTCATAGCTTCTGCCTGTTTTGCCTTGATCTCTACCACCCAAAACAAATTCGTCAACGTGAACATCACCATCCATTGGATTATTCCCACCTGAACCCATAGCCTCCCTAACTTTCAACATAAAAAGTCTGGCTGTCTTTTCTGTTACGCCATAGCGCACACCCATATAGCTTGCAGATAAACTTTTAGTGGTCGTGGACATCTCAAAGCAAATAAAAAATGCTTTTCTTACTCCAAACTTTACCTTATGGAAAAGTGTATTAGCAGTAGCCGATTCGATGTGACCACATATGTTACATTGCCTCGAAAAATCCTTACGAACTTGGCAAGCTGTATGATTACATCTCAAACACTTATAATCCATTTCTGACTTCATTGAAGCTAGGTATTCCTTGCAATCTTCATCGGTTTTGAACCGATCAGAGAACTCTAGAAGATTTTGACCCTTAAAAACATTCATAAAACTATATATTTATTGATCTCCAAGTTAAGTATTTATATACTGACCTCTATAAGTTTATATTCCTTGGACATAAATGGTAAAAGTAATAGATCTGCATATGTTCTTCGACCACTTATCACGAATGACGTTTTTCCTTTTATGATAGGGCCTTCTAGTACTAATGATGATGAAATCAAGCTGATATTTGCTTTGCCCGTAAATTTTTCCTTATTCCCATTTTTAGTATCTATTTTTACTACAGAAGATAGTCTTCCTCCAAACCGTGCAGGAAAACCTCCTTTAAATATTTCTACTGATTTAATAGCATCTCCATTAAATATGGAAAAAATTCCGAAAAGATGATTAGAGTTATAAACCGTGGCTTCATCTAATATAATAAGGTTTTGATCTGGCGTTCCGCCACGAACATAAAATCCGGCAGAACCTTCTCCGCCAGATTGCACTCCTGGCAATAGTTGTAAGGTTTTAATAGCATCTTTTTCTCCCAGAATTGTAGGGATATCTTCAAAAATCGAAGGATTTAGTCTCTCAGAACTCATCTGTGTAACCTGACTTTTATTTGTTTCCTGATCAGAGTTAATAATGACTTCATCAAGGTATTGAGTGTCTAATTCTAAATCAAAATTTATGACACGATCAGAAACAAGATCGATGTTTTTCTTAATACTCTTATACCCAACAAACGAGATCAATACTTGGTAACTACCTTCTGGAATAGAAAGAGAATAAAATCCATAATCATTGGTTATTGTACCAGCATTAAGCTCTGGGATATAAATAGACACACTACTCAGATATTCCTGGCTTCCTTTTTCAGAAATATAACCGCTAATTGTATACTTTTTTGGTCGTTTATAAATCAGTAGTTTTTTACCTAAAAGTTTAAATTGATATAATTTAGAAGGGAAAATGGTTTTTAATACTTGAGCTAAAGTTTTATTTCTAATAGAAATAGATATCACTTTAGAAAGATCAATTGCACTATCTGAATATCCTATTGTAAAATCTAATGTAGTTTCTAATTCGCTCAGAACACTGGAAATAGATACATTTTCTTTGACTAAACTAATTTTTTGATCTAGAATAGTTTCTTGGGCATAACCATCAAGCCATCCAATAAAAAGCACTAGAAATAGTACTCTAACCATTTTTATTCTCACAATAAAGATTAAATCGGCAATTTGATTTTTGCAAAAAAAACGATGTTTTTATGAATTACAATCCCCTCCTTTTATGATAATAGTATTCGAATCAATTTTTTCATATGTGACATCAAATAATATCTTAAGAGTCTCTAAAACATCTTCAAGCGATTCGTTGTCAAAGATAGTAGTTAATGTACAATTAACAAATTCCTTACTCTCGATGATTAGATTTTTATTGTAATACAATTCTATATCTTTAATTACTTGTTCTATAGAAGTTTTTTCAAATCTAAGTAAACCCGATTTCCATGTAGAAAAATTTAGGTTTTCGTTTACAGTTTTTATCAATTTACCACTTACTACTGCAGTAATCTTATCTCCCGGAGTCAAAATTTCTTTTTGATTTTTTGATAAAAACTCAACCTTACCAGTTACTAATACAAGTTCGACTTCTTTTGTCTTAGTATTATTTTTTAAGTTAAATGATGTTCCTAAAACCTTAGTTTCTGTCGCATTGGCAATAACAATAAATGGTTTATCAGGGTCTTTTGTAACTTCAAAAAAGCCTTCACCTTCTAGATTTAAATGTCTGCTGTCTCCTTTAAAACCTTTTTTATATGTAAGTTGGCTACCTTCATTAAGCCAAACTATAGATTCATCGGGTAATATAAATTTATTTTCTATTCCTGCTTTTGCTATTAACGTTACTTCTGTATTAAAAAATGAATTAAAATAAAAACCTAAACCTATCAAAAACACAATAGATGCTGCAATTTTAAGATAAACTTTATTTGACTTTGGTTTCTTCTTTACTGTAGCAATTATGCCAGATTCAAATTTGTTCCATTGTTCATCTACATTAATTTGATCAAAATCTGCTATACTTTCTGAGGTATCCCATATGTGTTTAACTTCTCCAAAATAGATTTTATTAGATTTGGATTCTGCAATCCAATCCTCTACAAATTTTTGTTCATCATCTTTCACGTCACCTTGCAAATAACGTGTTAAGAGTTGTAGTATATGATCTTCTTGTTCGATACTCATTTCTAAAATTAAAACCTGACCCTAAAAGTAATAAATTATTAAGATTATGTTGTCAAAACTATTTAAGTTCGTTAAAAAAACGTTGTTTATCCATTTTATTTTTTTTATCTAGAAAGTAACTTCCTTTTCAGTTAATTGATATCCCGCAAAAACACCAAATCCATTCTCTCCTTCTATATTGTTAGGAGCTATAATAGGTTCTGCTAAAGAGTTTCCATTATTAGAATTATTTAAATATGTAGCCCTCAGGGCTTCGTATAATATTTTTTCTGCATTGGCTACCTGAATCTTTAATTTAAGATTAGGCAATGCAGCAGATAAAGTAAAAAATCCATCTGCAGTGATTACAGAATTTTCTCTACTTATATCTGTTGCAAATTGTTTAAATTCGAAATTTATATTTTCTACTCCGTCATTAGTTGTTCCTCCTCCATTATCAAAAGACTTAGCAACTGCAGCTCCTATGATATAAAAATTACGTTGATCTTTAATATCCCCTATGGTAACTTTCAATAAGCGATTTCCTGAGAATTCGTCTTGTTTTATCTGAATATTATGTTCTATCTTTTGCACCAATGCTATGGGTATTATACAAGATGCTTTATATTCTTTACCTTGGGCCATTACTCTTAAAAAATATTTTTTACCTGGAATAATCGCTAAGTCACTTGCTGGTGCTTCATAGTTTAAAGACGCATCCATATACCTAAGGGCAACTTCATTA
Proteins encoded:
- a CDS encoding DUF4249 domain-containing protein codes for the protein MKYFQNIIVLLLSVGLCSCETSVDASDLLKNEQLVIINGYLSPQDTTLKVQVSRSKSRGATTTNSKDMVIKDATVVIVDEAGNEVALRYMDASLNYEAPASDLAIIPGKKYFLRVMAQGKEYKASCIIPIALVQKIEHNIQIKQDEFSGNRLLKVTIGDIKDQRNFYIIGAAVAKSFDNGGGTTNDGVENINFEFKQFATDISRENSVITADGFFTLSAALPNLKLKIQVANAEKILYEALRATYLNNSNNGNSLAEPIIAPNNIEGENGFGVFAGYQLTEKEVTF